From a single Candidatus Hydrogenedentota bacterium genomic region:
- a CDS encoding acetylxylan esterase produces the protein MKGWVMSGLALISLSALGAPDEFALGPVASKTDLRMMVRRDIVARCCRLLEDAAKKREAAFASGEWEKWRQDIRGKVNAALGRPVFGASAPPLNVRPISRYEQSGYVIENVLFESFPGWDVNASVFLPDASAYPPPWPGIVVPVGHSGKQMESYQLPAQLFARLGYAAVLFDPPGMAGEKQGRNDHFTDGVRCYLCGYSSNRYFVLDALRCVDYLASRSDIDLRNGVGMTGVSGGGTTTMFAALLDDRIRAIGPSCCAVPNARHPIRDAYAPCAETLAPNRFADGYDDIDVLAAAIPTPVLLMAGAADEVFTEAMSEAIATEVKRDFTRAGHADRFDFFKDPGGHAYTTGMALAFVRWMDRWVRGTPDRALETPEKLEMVAPELLQCHPRREMDIYTANRDWARNLRKDRKETVAPETVRALVDAPMETAAPRAETGPATLAWVHNLQEILIESEPGIELPATFLYPSKQGWRGPAVLYFDDRGRWTDLRSNGPLAAMAGFIGRDEQSLAVMTVDLRGWGDSVPADLPYEIAGWGARDRWMAYVSAALGDPIFAMRVRDGLASLAYLRSRSEIEPSRIAIGGRGMGGVVALHVALMGGNLAGVFSVEALSAFDMLVESPEYRWSQEDFFSGVLCHYDIPALVRSLKIPVLMASPLDAMKTPLAADAAHALFGEAAAETNDAVRFVRQLFGKE, from the coding sequence ATGAAAGGCTGGGTTATGTCGGGATTGGCGCTGATATCTTTGTCGGCGCTGGGCGCGCCGGATGAATTCGCGCTGGGGCCCGTTGCGTCGAAGACAGACCTGCGCATGATGGTCCGGCGCGACATCGTGGCGCGTTGCTGCCGCTTGCTCGAAGATGCCGCCAAGAAACGCGAGGCCGCGTTTGCTTCCGGCGAATGGGAAAAATGGCGGCAGGATATCCGCGGCAAGGTGAACGCGGCGCTAGGGCGTCCGGTATTCGGCGCAAGTGCGCCCCCGCTGAACGTCCGGCCCATTTCGCGGTATGAGCAATCGGGCTATGTTATTGAAAACGTCCTGTTCGAGTCGTTTCCGGGTTGGGACGTGAACGCGTCGGTCTTCCTGCCGGACGCCTCCGCGTATCCGCCGCCGTGGCCGGGTATCGTCGTGCCTGTCGGCCACAGCGGAAAACAAATGGAAAGTTACCAACTGCCGGCCCAACTATTCGCGCGGCTCGGTTACGCGGCCGTGTTGTTCGATCCGCCCGGAATGGCCGGCGAGAAACAGGGCCGCAACGATCATTTCACCGATGGCGTCCGATGCTATCTCTGCGGCTATTCGTCGAACCGCTACTTCGTGCTCGACGCGCTGCGTTGTGTGGATTACCTTGCGTCGCGGTCCGATATTGATTTGCGCAACGGCGTGGGCATGACGGGTGTGAGCGGCGGCGGAACGACCACGATGTTCGCCGCGCTGCTCGACGACCGCATTCGCGCCATCGGCCCGTCGTGTTGCGCCGTGCCGAACGCACGGCATCCCATACGCGACGCGTATGCCCCCTGCGCCGAAACGCTCGCGCCGAACCGGTTCGCGGACGGCTACGACGATATTGACGTGCTGGCGGCCGCGATTCCCACGCCCGTCCTGCTCATGGCAGGCGCGGCGGACGAAGTTTTCACGGAAGCCATGAGCGAGGCGATTGCCACAGAGGTCAAACGCGATTTCACGCGCGCGGGCCATGCGGACCGATTCGATTTCTTCAAAGATCCCGGCGGGCACGCGTACACCACCGGGATGGCGCTGGCCTTCGTGCGATGGATGGACCGATGGGTGCGCGGGACGCCGGATCGCGCGTTGGAAACGCCGGAAAAGTTGGAGATGGTCGCGCCGGAGTTGTTGCAATGCCATCCAAGGCGCGAGATGGACATCTACACGGCGAACCGCGATTGGGCCCGCAACTTACGCAAGGACCGCAAGGAAACCGTTGCGCCGGAAACCGTGCGTGCGCTCGTTGATGCGCCCATGGAAACGGCCGCTCCCCGCGCGGAAACGGGTCCCGCGACATTGGCATGGGTCCACAATCTGCAAGAGATCCTGATCGAATCCGAGCCGGGCATCGAGTTGCCCGCGACGTTCCTCTATCCTTCCAAACAAGGCTGGCGCGGGCCAGCCGTTTTGTATTTCGACGACCGGGGACGCTGGACGGATCTGCGCAGCAACGGACCGCTTGCCGCAATGGCCGGATTCATCGGACGCGACGAACAGAGCCTCGCCGTGATGACGGTAGACCTACGCGGATGGGGCGACAGCGTTCCCGCGGACCTGCCCTATGAAATCGCGGGATGGGGCGCGCGCGACCGCTGGATGGCATACGTGTCCGCCGCGCTGGGCGACCCGATTTTCGCCATGCGCGTCCGCGACGGGCTGGCCTCGCTGGCGTACCTTCGCTCGCGATCCGAAATCGAACCATCCCGGATTGCCATCGGCGGACGCGGGATGGGCGGAGTCGTTGCACTGCACGTTGCGTTGATGGGCGGAAACCTCGCGGGCGTTTTCAGCGTCGAAGCGCTGTCGGCCTTCGATATGCTCGTCGAATCGCCCGAATACCGATGGTCGCAGGAAGATTTCTTCAGCGGCGTTCTGTGTCATTACGACATCCCCGCGCTCGTGCGTTCGCTGAAAATACCGGTTCTCATGGCAAGTCCGCTCGATGCCATGAAAACCCCATTGGCCGCGGACGCGGCGCATGCGCTGTTCGGCGAGGCAGCCGCCGAAACAAACGACGCCGTCCGTTTTGTACGCCAATTGTTCGGGAAGGAATAA
- a CDS encoding zinc-dependent peptidase, with amino-acid sequence MFDLFGKKRRRRETLRKQPFPAAWRAILEESVPHFKYLEPDDQDELQGHIQVFLDEKVFEGCGGLVITDEIRLTVAAYACLMILHRDTDYYPKLVTILVYPSAFVAEKTQQGPGRLIIHGEETRVGESWDRGVVILAWDDVLESLETPTEGHNVIVHEFAHQLDQENGTGDGYPDLDDEELMAAWPEVFQVEYDRLLEDLEENRETFFEPYAAESPAEFFAIAVEYFFVVPQDLEEAHPELYEALMQYFQQDPASYWNPWEEEAC; translated from the coding sequence ATGTTCGACCTCTTCGGCAAGAAGCGCCGACGGCGGGAAACGTTGCGCAAACAACCGTTTCCGGCGGCATGGCGCGCAATCCTCGAAGAATCCGTACCCCATTTCAAATACCTTGAACCGGACGACCAGGACGAACTTCAAGGACATATCCAAGTCTTTCTCGATGAGAAAGTTTTCGAGGGGTGCGGCGGTCTCGTAATCACGGACGAAATACGGCTGACCGTCGCCGCGTATGCCTGCCTGATGATCCTGCACCGCGACACGGACTACTACCCGAAACTCGTGACCATCCTGGTGTATCCGTCGGCGTTCGTGGCGGAAAAAACGCAGCAGGGCCCCGGACGCCTGATTATCCACGGCGAAGAAACACGCGTCGGCGAGTCGTGGGATCGCGGCGTGGTCATCCTCGCATGGGACGACGTGCTTGAGAGCCTCGAAACGCCTACCGAAGGCCACAACGTGATCGTCCACGAGTTTGCGCATCAACTCGACCAGGAAAACGGGACCGGCGACGGATATCCCGATCTCGACGACGAGGAGTTGATGGCGGCGTGGCCGGAAGTCTTCCAAGTGGAATACGATCGACTTCTCGAAGACCTCGAAGAAAACCGCGAGACGTTCTTCGAACCTTACGCCGCCGAGAGTCCCGCCGAGTTCTTCGCGATCGCCGTCGAGTACTTCTTCGTCGTTCCGCAGGACCTCGAAGAAGCGCACCCGGAACTGTACGAAGCGCTCATGCAGTACTTTCAGCAGGATCCGGCCTCCTACTGGAATCCATGGGAAGAAGAGGCGTGCTGA